TCAGGTGTAATCACGTATTCGGCGATCCGGCTGTTACGTTCGTGTAACGCCTTGCGGCGGAAATGGGGACCGGTGTTTCCCCCTACGTGCCAAAGGACTAGCCCATGGCCGAGCAGATCCAGCAAGCAGAATCCCCGGAAGCCGGGGCCGAACGCGTTCCCGTCATGCAGGAACTGCTCGACAACATCTGGTTCCTGTTCCTGGTGTCGGGGATCTTCACCCTCGTCTTCTACATCATCTGGGGCCTGATCGACCTGACAGGCCGGCCCATCCTGCCCTGAGGACCGAATAATGCCCATTGCGCCGCCCCTGCACCGCAACTGGTGGGACGTCCCCGTGGGCGTCCACGAGAAACTCTGGATCGGGCTCGTGGTCGCCACCGGCCTCGGCCTCTTCGTCATGATGCCGGTCTGGCACGTGTACGGAGCCCAGAACTCCAGCGCGACCAGCTATCGCGTCAACCCCGACGCCTACTTCGAGAAGGTCAACCGCTGGGTGCAGGCCGCGCCGCAGACCGACGCCGGCATCAAGGTGACCGGCACCGACGTGTACCTCGTGGCGATGCGCTACGCCTGGTTCCCCACCTCGGCGGTGCTGGAGACCGGCGTGCCCTACAAGATCCACCTGTCGAGCAAGGACGTGAACCACGGGTTCTCGATCCACCGCGCCGGCCACCCGGCCCAGAAGGCCAACTTCCAGGTGGTCCCCGGCTACCAGTACGTCCTGGAGATGACCTTCAAGGAGCCCGGGACGTACAACATCGTGTGCCAGGAGTATTGCGGCATCGGCCACCAGGCCATGGTCGGCAAGTTCGAAGTTCAGAAAGGTCAGTAAATGGCGACCGCCGTCATGGGGGGCCAGAACCCCTTCCTCGCCCGCTTCTGGCAGTGCACCGTCACCGGTTTGAAGGTCGACGAGAAGGCCGTGCCGGTGATGCTGGCCAACGCCGTCGCCGCGGTGGTGTTCCTCCTGGTCGGCGGCATTCTCGGCCTCTTGATCGGACTCACCCGCTGGGAAGCGGTCCACCTCCTGTCCCCCAATCTCTATTACCTGGCGCTCACGCTGCACGCCTTTTCTAGCCTGATCTTCTGGATCATCTTCATGGAGATGGCGATCCTGTACTTCGCGTGCACCGCCGTCCTCAACGCCCGATTGGTCAACCACAAGGCCGCCTGGCTGCAGTTCGGCCTCATGACGCTCGGATCGGCCATCGGCGCGGTCGCCGTCGTCATCCAGGGCGACAAGTACGATCAGCCCCTGCTCACCAGCTACCACCCCCTGGTGATCCACCCCATGTTCCTGGTGGGCGTCATCATCTTCGCGGTGGGCGCCTTCGTGGGCCTGGGCGTGTTCTTCGCCACGGTCTGGCGGGCCACTCAGGAGAAGACCTACCGGGGTTCGCTGCCGCTCGTGACCTTCGGCGCGGCCGTCGCGGCCATCATCGCCGCCGAATCCCTGCTGGCCGGCGCCATCGCCTACATCTGGCAGTTGCTGTACGCCGTCGGCATCGTCAAGAACCTGGACGCCGAGATGTACCGCGTCGTCTGGTGGTTGCTCGGACACGGCAGCCAGCAGATCAACCTCGCGGCCATGGTCACGTGCTGGTATCTCCTGATCCACCTGACCACCGGCGCGCAATCCGCCAGCGAGAAGGTGAGCCGGGTCGCCTTCGTGCTCTACGCCCTGTTCATCAATCTGGGCTCGGCGCACCACATCCTGTCCGATCCCGGCGTGACCAACGCCTGGCGCATCTGGAACGCGTCCTACGCGATGTACGGCGCGGCCATGGCCAGCATGATCCACGCCTTCGCCATCCCCGCGGCGGCCGAACTGGCATTGCGCCGCCAGGGCGGCACCGGCCTGCTCGGCTACTGGAAGAAGGCGCCGTGGGGCGATCCATGCTTCGTGGCCGTGGCCCTGGGCGTTCCCCTGTTCGGCTTCATGGGCGGCATCAGCGGCATCACCATCGGCACCGAGCAGATCAACATGATGATGCACAACACCATCGCCATCACCGGCCATTTCCACGCCACGGTCGTCGCCGGTACCACCTTGACGTTCATGGGCGTCACCTACGGCGTCATCCAGTTGATCGCCAATCGAGAACTGCTCAGCCGCAAGCTGGCCTGCTGGTCCCTGTGGATCTTCGGGGCCGGCATGGCGCTGTTCTCGATGGCCCAGATGTGGATGGGCTACTTCTTCGGTACGCCCCGCCGCCATCCCGACGTCTCGTCCCTGCCTCTGGTCCGCGCCGTCAGCATGGAGCAACTGATGGCCGCGGGCGCGGTCATAGCCTTCGTCGGCGGCGGCATGTTCATCCTCATGGCGGTCGGCTCCCTGCTGTGGGGCAAGGCCCGCGAGAAGGGCGCGACGTTCGTGCTCAATGCGACGAATGGCGGGCAGCAGATGGAACTCGCGGCCGGCACCCCCTTTGACGCCCCGCCGCCCGCCGCCGACCACGGCGCGCACGATCTGCGCGGCACCATGACGCTCTGCCTGATCTTCATCGCCACGCTCGCCGTCGTCTACGCCACGCACTGGATCAACCTGGCAGAACTCTGGAAGATCGGCTAGGGCCGCCATGCTTGCGACCAGAGGGGGCTCCTGGCGAGTCCCCTTGGCGTGGGCCGGCCTGATCGGCGCCCTGGGGCTGCTCACGGTGGCCGAGGTCGACTGGTTGCACCGCTTGCCCGCCGAGGCCTCGGCCCGCGCCGCGGTCGTCTTCTTCCCCGCCGCGGGCGGGCAGGCGTCCGACCTGGGCGAGACCCTGCAGGGCCTCGCGCTCGCCCCCGAAGTCCTGGCGGCGATCGCCGCCTCTTCGGGTCTCAAGCCGACCTGGCTGGCGGATCACCTCCGCGTCAGCGAGGCATGCATCCAGACGGCGAACCCGGCTGCCCCTGCCCGCAAGGGCCTGCTGGTGGCCATCTCGGCCCGCGGAGACGACGTGGCCGCCCTCGAGCGCGCCACCTCCGCATGGTCCCGAGGCTTCCTCGGGCACGCGGCGGCGGTCCTGCCGGGCCTGGTCGGCTACCCCCGCGACGCTTTCCTGGAGCCCATTCGCACCTGTGACTGAGCCACGACCGAAAGGATGATGAACGTGACCGAAGCGATCCTGGCGCGATCCGGACGTGACAGCACGCGCCTGGCGGCAGGCTGGCTGCGCCTGGCCGTGGCGTCGCTGATGCTGGCCGGGTTCACGGCCATCCTGGTCGCCCTGGCGCGCACGCCGGGCCTGCAGGCCCTCGTCGGGCCGCAGGGCTTCCGGCTCTTCCTGGTGGGCCACGTCAACTTCTCGCTCACGGTCTGGTGCCTGGGCTTCATCAGCGCCGCCTGGGCCTGGCTGGCGACGCGCGAGGGGTACGGCGTGCCCGATCGGCTCGGCAAGCCGGGCCTGGCCCTGGGCGCGGCCGGCACGCTCGCGATGGCGATCGCCACCATCCTCGCCCAGGGGCGGCCCCTGCTGGTCGACTACCTGCCGCTGATCACGCATCCGCTCTTCGAACTCGGGCTCATCGCCTTCTTCGGCGGCACCACCCTCATGGCCCTCGGCTTCCTGGCCGGCACGAGCTGGTTCCCGCTCACCGGGCCCGATCGGCGGAGCTTCCCGGTGCAGGCGCTGCGCATCGCGGCCCTGGCGGAGATCGCCGCGGTCATCGCGCTCCTGGTCGCCGTCACGGCGGGCTGGCGCGGCGACTGGCAACTCGCCGCCTGGGGCGGCGGCCACCTCCTGCAGGTCGCCAACGCCTCGGCGATGGTCGGCCTCTGGTGGTACCTGGCCGCCGGCGCGGAAGCGCCGGCTCCGCGCTGGCTGTCGCGGACGCTGCCGATCTACCTGCTCCCCTGCATCGGGATTCCCGCGCTGTACCTGATGCCGGGCCACACGCCCGTCGCGATCATGCGCGACCTCAACTGGACGGCGGTGGCCATCCCGACCACGCTCGCGGTGGGCGCCACCTTCTTGCGGCTCTGGAACACCGCTCCCCTGGGCGCGACGCACCATGCGGCGCTGACCAGCCTGATCCTCTTCTCGCTCGGCCTCGGAATGGCCCTCATGGGCCTGGAAGGCGATACGCGGGTCACCGCTCACTACCACGGCACGGTCGGCGCGGTCACGGTCGCGTTCATGGGCCTCGCCTTCCGCTTCCTGCCCGATCTCGGGCTGAGTCTGCGTTTCGGCCGCC
This genomic window from Candidatus Tanganyikabacteria bacterium contains:
- a CDS encoding cytochrome C oxidase subunit II, with amino-acid sequence MPIAPPLHRNWWDVPVGVHEKLWIGLVVATGLGLFVMMPVWHVYGAQNSSATSYRVNPDAYFEKVNRWVQAAPQTDAGIKVTGTDVYLVAMRYAWFPTSAVLETGVPYKIHLSSKDVNHGFSIHRAGHPAQKANFQVVPGYQYVLEMTFKEPGTYNIVCQEYCGIGHQAMVGKFEVQKGQ
- a CDS encoding cbb3-type cytochrome c oxidase subunit I, which produces MATAVMGGQNPFLARFWQCTVTGLKVDEKAVPVMLANAVAAVVFLLVGGILGLLIGLTRWEAVHLLSPNLYYLALTLHAFSSLIFWIIFMEMAILYFACTAVLNARLVNHKAAWLQFGLMTLGSAIGAVAVVIQGDKYDQPLLTSYHPLVIHPMFLVGVIIFAVGAFVGLGVFFATVWRATQEKTYRGSLPLVTFGAAVAAIIAAESLLAGAIAYIWQLLYAVGIVKNLDAEMYRVVWWLLGHGSQQINLAAMVTCWYLLIHLTTGAQSASEKVSRVAFVLYALFINLGSAHHILSDPGVTNAWRIWNASYAMYGAAMASMIHAFAIPAAAELALRRQGGTGLLGYWKKAPWGDPCFVAVALGVPLFGFMGGISGITIGTEQINMMMHNTIAITGHFHATVVAGTTLTFMGVTYGVIQLIANRELLSRKLACWSLWIFGAGMALFSMAQMWMGYFFGTPRRHPDVSSLPLVRAVSMEQLMAAGAVIAFVGGGMFILMAVGSLLWGKAREKGATFVLNATNGGQQMELAAGTPFDAPPPAADHGAHDLRGTMTLCLIFIATLAVVYATHWINLAELWKIG